The Kocuria turfanensis genome contains the following window.
ACTTCTTCACCTCGCCGCAGCAGATCGCCCTCGCCGGGAAGCTGCTGTCCCTGGCCGGGGCCCCCGCCGGGTCCCACGTGTTCTTCGCCAACTCCGGGACCGAGGCCAACGAGGCGGCGTTCAAGCTCGCCCGGCGGCACGGCCAGGAGCACCCCGGTCCGGACGGCCGGCCCCGCAGCACGGTCCTGGCCCTCGAGTCGGCCTTCCACGGGCGCACCATGGGTGCTCTGGCGCTGACCGCCAAGGAGGCCTACCGGGCGCCCTTCGAGCCGCTGCCCGGCGGGGTGCGGCACATCCCCGCCACGCTCGAGGCCCTGGAGCAGCACCTCGACGGGACGGTCGCCGCGCTCGTCGTGGAGCCGGTGCAGGGCGAGGCCGGCGTGCACGAGCTGCCCGAGGGCTTCCTCCGGCGCGCCCGGGAGCTGACCCGCCGGCACGGGGCGCTGCTGGTCGTGGACGAGGTGCAGACCGGCGTGGGCCGCACCGGGCGCTGGTTCGCCTCCTCGACCGAGCTCACCGGGGACGACCTGCCGGACGCGCTGACCCTGGCCAAGGGGCTGGGCGGGGGCTTCCCGATCGGGGCGATGCTCACCGTGGGGCCCGAGGTCTCCGCCCTGCTGGGCGCCGGCCAGCACGGCACCACCTTCGGCGGCAACCCTCCGGCCACCGCCGCGGGACTGGCCACCGTCACGGTCATCGAGGAGGACGGACTGCTCGAGCACGCCCGCACGGTCGGCGCCCTGCTCGGCGACGGGCTGCGGGCGGTCCCCGGCGTCGGCGACGTGCGCCAGCGCGGCCTGCTGATCGGCGCCGACCTCCTCGTCCCCGAGGGCGCCGCCGCCCCGTTCGGGCCGGCCGTGGTCGAGGCCGCGCGGGAGGCCGGGTTCATCGTCAACGCCACCGGTCCCGCGACCCTGCGCCTGGCCCCGCCCCTGATCCTCACGGAGGAGCAGGCACGCACCTTCCTCGAGGCCCTGCCCGGGATCCTGTCCACCGCCACCACCGCCACCACCGCCGTCGCGGCCCCCGCCGCGTCCCCGGCCGGCACCCCTCCGGCCGCCGTCCCCGCGAAAGAAGCATGAACCCGTCCATGACCCCCCGCCACTTCCTCGTCGACACGGACCTCACCCAGCAGGAGCAGTCCGAGGTGCTCGAGCTCGCGCTCGCCCTCAAGGCCGACCGCTGGGCCCACCGCCCCTACGCCGGCCCGCAGACCGTGGCCGTCATCTTCGACAAGACCTCCACCCGCACCCGGGCCTCCTTCTCCGCCGGCATCGCCGACCTCGGCGGCAACCCCCTGATGATCAACCCGGGGGAGTCCCAGCTGGGCAAGGAGAGCGTGGCCGACACGGCGCGCGTGTTCTCCCGCATGGTCTCCACGATCGTCTGGCGCACCTACGCCCAGTCCGGGCTCGAGAAGATGGCCGCCGCCTCGGACGTGCCCGTGGTCAACGGGCTGTCCGACGCCTACCACCCCTGCCAGATCCTCGCGGACCTGCTCACGGTCCGCGAGCACCGGGGAGACCCCGCCGGGCTGACCTTCGCCTACCTCGGGGACGCCGCCAACAACATGGCCCACTCCTACCTGCTGGGCGGGGCCACCGCCGGCATGCACGTGCGGGTGGCCGGGCCGCAGGGCTACCTGCCGGACCCGGGAGTCGTCCGGGCCGCCGAGGAGCGGGCCGCCCGGACCGGCGGGTCGGTGCGGGTGACCACCGACCCGGCCGAGGCGCTCACCGGCGCGGACGTGGTGTGCACCGACACCTGGGTGTCCATGGGGCAGGAGGCCGAGACCGAGGCCCGGGCCCGGATCTTCCGGCCCTACTGCGTGGACGCCGCCGCCATGGCCCGGGCCGAGCCCGGGGCGCTGTTCCTGCACTGCCTGCCCGCCTTCCGGGGCTCGGAGGTCGCCGCGGAGGTCATCGACGGCCCGCAGTCGGTCGTCTGGGACGAGGCCGAGAACCGGCTGCACGCGCAGAAGGCGCTGCTCGTGTGGCTCATGGCCCGGTCCGGGCGCTACGACCTCGACGCCGCCCGCTCCCCGGGCCCGCCGGCATGAGCATCCCCGCGACCAAGACCGCCCGTCAGGCGCGGATCGTGGCCCTGGTGACCGGCGGCGCCGTCCACTCCCAGGCCGAGCTGGCGGCCCTGCTGGCCCAGGACGGCGTGCAGGTCACGCAGGCCACGCTCTCCCGCGACCTGGTCGAGCTCGGCGCCGTGCGGGTCCGGGACGGGGCCGGCGCCCTCGTCTACGCGGTCCCGCAGGCCGGGGCCGACCGCGCACCCGCCTCCGGGATCACCCAGGAGGTGCTCGACGCGCGGCTGGCGTCCCTGTGCCGGGAGCTGCTCGTCACGGCCGAGGCCAGCGCCAACCTCGTGGTGCTGCGCACCCCGCCGGGAGCCGCCCAGTACTTCGCCTCCGCCATCGACACCTCCGTGCTCCCGGCGGTGCTCGGGACCATCGCCGGCGACGACACGATCATGGTGGTCTGCCGGGAGGCCGACGGCGGCGAGGCCGTGGCCCGTCGGTTCCTGGACCTCGCCGACTGATCCCCGCCGCCCGCAGGAACGGACACGGAGGGCGGACGCGGAGGGCGGACGCGGGGACGGACGCGGACACAGGCCGGGCCCCGCCCGGTGTGGTGCAATGACCTCCACGTCGTCCGCCCCGGAAGGAACCCCGTCATGCCGAACCTGGCGTCCCTGCTCGCCGACACCGCCGCACGCCACCCCGACCGCCCGGCCGTGGTGCTGGACGACCGCGTCCTCGGCTACGCCGAGCTCGACGGGCTCGCGGCCCGGACCGCGGGGCTGCTGCACGCCGCCGGGGTGCGCGCCGGGGACCGGGTGGCGCTCATCGCGCCGAACGTCCCGCAAATGCCGATCGCCTACTACGGCGCCCTGCGCGCCGGGGCCGTGGTCGTCCCGCTGAACCCGCTGCTCACCCCCCGGGAGCTGGCCCACCACTTCCGCGACGCCGAGGTCACCGCCGTGGTGGTGTGGGAGGCGATGGCCGAGGCCGCCCGGGCCGC
Protein-coding sequences here:
- a CDS encoding acetylornithine transaminase — encoded protein: MTAAQHTTSRYSAQTALLGEYSDSLLGVFGSPSLVLTHGHGAVVTDADGRDYLDLLAGIAVNALGHAHPRWVEIVSRQLATLGHVSNFFTSPQQIALAGKLLSLAGAPAGSHVFFANSGTEANEAAFKLARRHGQEHPGPDGRPRSTVLALESAFHGRTMGALALTAKEAYRAPFEPLPGGVRHIPATLEALEQHLDGTVAALVVEPVQGEAGVHELPEGFLRRARELTRRHGALLVVDEVQTGVGRTGRWFASSTELTGDDLPDALTLAKGLGGGFPIGAMLTVGPEVSALLGAGQHGTTFGGNPPATAAGLATVTVIEEDGLLEHARTVGALLGDGLRAVPGVGDVRQRGLLIGADLLVPEGAAAPFGPAVVEAAREAGFIVNATGPATLRLAPPLILTEEQARTFLEALPGILSTATTATTAVAAPAASPAGTPPAAVPAKEA
- the argF gene encoding ornithine carbamoyltransferase, with translation MTPRHFLVDTDLTQQEQSEVLELALALKADRWAHRPYAGPQTVAVIFDKTSTRTRASFSAGIADLGGNPLMINPGESQLGKESVADTARVFSRMVSTIVWRTYAQSGLEKMAAASDVPVVNGLSDAYHPCQILADLLTVREHRGDPAGLTFAYLGDAANNMAHSYLLGGATAGMHVRVAGPQGYLPDPGVVRAAEERAARTGGSVRVTTDPAEALTGADVVCTDTWVSMGQEAETEARARIFRPYCVDAAAMARAEPGALFLHCLPAFRGSEVAAEVIDGPQSVVWDEAENRLHAQKALLVWLMARSGRYDLDAARSPGPPA
- a CDS encoding arginine repressor, with protein sequence MSIPATKTARQARIVALVTGGAVHSQAELAALLAQDGVQVTQATLSRDLVELGAVRVRDGAGALVYAVPQAGADRAPASGITQEVLDARLASLCRELLVTAEASANLVVLRTPPGAAQYFASAIDTSVLPAVLGTIAGDDTIMVVCREADGGEAVARRFLDLAD